The DNA segment GCCAGACTTTCAGTGTTAAATACCGAATCAAGTAGGATGTTGGCTGCCTTTAAATCACGATAAATAACATTTGCATCTAGGGTATGTAAAAATGTTAATCCTCTTGCAACAGCAACTGCAATGTTTATCCGGATAGTCCAGGGAATAGGCTGAACACCTTCTGcagaaatagaaaacaaaatttaaggtaTTATGAATCAAGAGAAAATTATGGTTCAGTTCAAAAACAAAATGTTGCACATAACATAAGGGTGTAAATACTAAATAGTTCAGAAGTTTTATTCGGGCCTTAGAGCTGAACTGTTTATTAAAAATCAAGGTTTAgactttttaaaaaacttgtTTATGTAGAAAGACTAAGTTTCTTAAGACTTCAAAAAATGTCTATTAGACTTGATCGGTTGGTctggttatatatatgtatgatatgatattatattattgcattatataaataatataggaTATATACATGCAACAATAtactaatattaaaaataataaccaACAGAAGGCCTATCAAGACTTACAGGCCTTCTATAAAACAGGTCATGTAAGTAGGTTTTGAGGCCTAATCTCTTTCTAACCCCTTTGCAGGTCAGTACTCAACGGATTAATGAAgactaaataatatattaaggaGTGAATGTACTACTTCTGAATAAATGATTTTCCAAACTTGCTTTCAGCATAAACTCAAACTAGAACAGGCTAGGTTCTGGACTACCATCAAAGCTGAGTCTTGCCTATTTGCTACCCCTTCTTTGTACATTGTTACGGATGGATCATTTGAGACTAAATATGTTGAAGAGTAaatgtagtacttacttctgaATAAATGATTTTCCAAACTTCCTTTATGCATAAACTCATAAACTAGAAGCCTGTTTTTACCATCTGAGCAGTAACCAATAAGTTTCACCAGATTTTCATGGTGAAGCTGGCTTAGATAATTGACTTCTGCCTGCAAACATAATGGGCAGAAAATCAGTCAAGGCCTAGCAACACCAAGCAGTTATAAACCAGTTTAAGAGTTTGTGTAGGACTTGGACATACCAACCATTCTCTGTGACCTTGAAAACTTTCTGGTTTAAGTTTCTTGATTGCCACTACAATTCCAGTCCCTGGTCTTGTGGGAGCATAAGTGTTCTTATCTATCCATCCCTTGTACACAAACCCAAACCCTCCTTCTCCAATTAAGTTTTCTTGCCTGAAGTTCTTAGTCGCCTCTTTTAGTTCATTGAAGGTGAAGGACTTAAGGTTGTTGGAGATGGGTTTGTCAACATTTGATGCTGAAGCTCTTAAAGGAGCTTTTCCTTTAGTAGAATTTGAGTTCTGTTTTGTCTTACTTCGAGACTTTGAGCTTCCTGAGAGTAGATGAAATGCAAGTTATAATCAGCCACTAGAGTAACTTCTATAATCTTGTCCAGAAGATTGCACTATTATGAGTTACAGCTAGAAGTTGATTACTAGTTATGAGGTGCCAAAGAGAGAGGATTCATTTCAGTATAATAGTCAAAttcaagaaatattttatatcaATGAAAGACAAAGCCATATTAGAATATACACATGGAAAGCCTCATACTCTCCATCATTTTCATACCAATACCAACACAATCTGGAGGCTTATATTTTAGTTAACAGAAATACAAAAATTCCATCCAATTCTAGGAAACCAAGGATTTGAGAACACTAAAAAACAAGAGAACAAAAGAAGGTTAATTCAAAAATAGCTAGATCCTATAATCTTCCAGGTTACGGCCTATGAACTATTGTTTTAACTCACCCTTTGGAAACCATGGCCTTCTTCTCCTCACCGTGGAAACCGAAGACACAAAAATGGAACCATCCACCATgacaaacaaatattaaaattcaaaGCATCATCATGCATCATCCTAGTGACACGACTAGTGCCAAGTGATGATAACATCAAAGCTGAAGAAAAATAACTCAAggcttatttatattttgtaataaagAAAAGTGAGGGCAAACACATATACAAACGATTAAAACAACCAAATTAAAACCTACCAAAGAAACTCGTGGAAGACACATGAGCCACTGGTTTTCTGCAGCAGTTTCCCATGTTGAAagtttttgttccttttgttTCTGAGGAGAGAACAACAACACCAAAGGTGAACAGGGTGTGAATGAAAAGATCTCCAAGTTGGGTGGGGGGCAAGAAGAAGTAAGAAGAAAATGTGCACTGTATGGGCTTAGATAAAGAAGTGGAAGCAAAGGGTACCTGAGGAAACAGCGTAGTCAATGAGAGGAAATATGTTAATCGTTGAACCGATGTAAACATAACTTGTTTGCTCATTTTGACTCTTCAAAGATTGAAGTGTGGTAAGGGCTAAGCACGCGAAAACAGGCTCTACACCTCACctgttttttaataattaaagcCAACATTTGACTCTTATGTTCATGCAGACGACAGCTTCCTTAAAAATCTAAATTGCCAAGGTGACATCAAAGTTGAAAAAAGGATGTCAACTGTTACATTTCAGAGCAATAATGGTATAGTCTTAATCTCTACACACCTTAAATGTCTTCTATGTTACATTTCAGAGCAACATAGTTTAATAATTTATAGTTTGATAAATCTCTGCTTACAATTTTATAGTTTctgaataaaaaattgttgaaaagaACATGACAAGATTGATTGTAGGGACTCTATTTAATTACCATCTTCCCAACGACCTGACCTGCCAAAGCACTGTTATTATTATTGCTGAAAACTTCAAAGGCTTTACTTCTTGTCTTACCAACACACTGTATATTCAACTTTTGCCTATAGTACCAGGTTATTTTATTCTGTTAAAACAAAAACTAGTATGTTTTTGCCTATTTTTTCATATTCTGtgactttcattttttatattttgtttgataacCATTTCAAATCATCTAAATAAACCTTATCATGTAGTGTTTCATCCATATTTCTCTGTTTCTGCACAGACATGTGTgcgtgtgtgtgtatatatatatatatatatatatatatatatatatatatatatatatatatatatatatatatatatatatatatatatatatatatatatatatatatatatatataatatgtgtATGTGTGTGCTTTCTAGTCGTGATTTTGTTTATTGATCAAATATGTCTCAATTCGTTATTGTACTGTGTCTTTTGGTGACCATAACATGTGATGATCATGTGCCATCTAACATGGATGAAGGATTTCACATGTAGTTTTTCCAGTTTCAAAGTGTCATAAAGCCATATTAACTAGTTGCATATTCAAAGCATTTTATTCTAACAAAAAGAACGAACGTGCAAGTTGGTGAATTTCAAGATTGCATGCATTTTCATAGCAGTAACTTTTTGTCTCTGTACGTTGTTCATTCAATGAAGAAACAATTTTTACAACTTTCATAActtatattcaaaataaattatgaacACAATTCACTGATAATCTTATGCATTAAAAATGTGTTTAGAAAACATACTAAAAAGAATCTATGAAGAAGAACCAATTCCTTAAAtagattttaatatttgaaaaagaattgTTCTTAATCATCAACACCAAGGGGAAAAAGAAGACAAAAAATGCATGAACAGTTTATGTAATGCCTAATGTGATAACCTAAAGATGTTGAAAATGGTAAAAAGGGTAGCTTTGAAGACTCTGTCATACTTTGACTTCAACTCTATCTGAATAGAAGCTTATACAAAACGATAAATGTGCCAAACCAACCCTTTTAGGTTTCTCATTTAAGAATTGAAAAAGAAAGTGTTTGCTAGGTTGAACTAGTctacaaattgaaaataaacattaaattatGTAAACAAACTTCATTAATATTAGTcctaagagagagaaaaatacatgaaaaaattaactttttcgTTAAGTTAAAAATAAGAACTTAAACAAAATTAGATGAGAGTGCTTCTCTTTACTATAATTGATTTTGGACTTTTTCATACACAGTTGGAGAGTAAAGAAGGTATTATTTTTATGCTAGAGTCACTACtagtatagttttttttaagtgaAAGTTATCATGTAAAACATTACTATGAAAAttgcatatttttaaaaaaattattttaaaaagtttaaaatttatctaGAACCAAGCATGATCTGAGAGAGACGTAATTATATAATAAGAGTGAAGGAATACTATTGGTAGATAGTTAATTTTGTTTCTGATCAagtcaaatttattttaaataattatattattcgCACTATTCGAGATATAGATCAAAATTCAAATGTgaaactatatatataaatgttaaatattttttacttcaaTAAAAATTTGTGTCTTTTTAAACTAAAGATATTCTTACTTTTggttttattaacttttttattggtctcaaaaatattttattatcgtTAATTTTCTCCAATTAAGTATAACAATCATAATATTATCATAGCATTGTCctgtataattttataaaaataaacaaataactGATATCTCGACACATTATTATACAGCGTcgtgaaaaactaaaaaataaaagtgaaatacttaaaagaattaaaattaaaataatagtattttgtagagattaaaaaaatatacagttGTATAGATTTAAAgaactacaataaaaaaaaatagcatacttataaaactaaaaaaaaaataacatacttttgaaaattaaagaaaaaagtgACATTTAAATATCCTGTGACAAATATTTAACTACTGAAAAAATATTTGCTTTTAGTACTTACACATGACTTTGCAAAAGACAAAAAACCCTTGTtaaatttgataatattttaattttaacttagtatctttgaaaaatatttggTAGGGACTAAAAAGCAAATAATCTTCCTGCTATAAAGCCaagagaaaaaaatttgaataatttgaaAGGACTAAATTTAAAAACACGGTCCATTAATTCTTTTAGATTCACACGTTATAGGAAATTGTTTCCAATGATTTAGACATATACCCACTCAACTTCAAAAATACTCCTTATTTCagaattgaaaatttgaaattaaaaaatatattttggaaaaaaaatctgaaataaaatttgtgcatgggaaaaagaaatttaatattGAAAAACCAAAATTTTATTCTGAAAAAGCAATtccagaataaaaaatatatatttaaaaaaattaaaaaacaaaatacacaGACATTTTTCATAAAGGGAATTTTAGAACAAtgttctaaaaattcaaattcaaaaattattctAGAAACTTAAATTCATAATACATTTTGAGATATTTTGATCTGTCAGTAATTTAGTGCAGGTATAAATTTATTGGATGCAGAAATCAATTGCACACTTTATATATCATTAATCTTAAGAggacaaaaaatattatactattGTTAAAGTTTCTATAAATGACAATTTAATGATAAAAGAAGATGGATATAAGAAATAAATGTAGTTGTAGTATTAGAAAAGggtttaaaaaggaaaataatatataatatattgctGGCTATATTTGTTTTACCTAATCAACAACACTTATCTGTTCTTGACCAATCCATTAATTTCCTCATAGAAAAATTCAAGTTAATTTCCTCTTAGAAAAAATAAAGGCCAACAAGCACCTACCCTTCAAATACGTCAATAACAACGCTTTGGAacacaataatatattttttaatttaaataatataataaaactaatttaaatttaaatataatgtgtgtgtatatataatttttaaatgaattatttttttcatacttttattttattttaaatataattattattttataaaatgaaaaggTCTTACATAAATTCACTTAGGCCTCACCCTAAATAAACCAGGCAAAAACTTACCTAATTTAATTTAGGCCATATATTTTTTCATCTGTCTGACTGCTTTGCATACTTTTCTGATCTATTAGATTAAAGGCAGCTCTTTCTTACACagtacatttttcttcctggaTCCCCGTAATATTATAAATTCTGAAATTGACTTTCaccttttattttgaaatcgGGGTCTGGAAGTGTGCTACGAATTTATCAATCTAAAAGttaattatatagttttttgGAAGGGGTATTTCGAAgtaaagtttgcataaattgttgattttcagattgctgaatctggaagcctaatttctattacggattggtggatttcgaatgattttttcaattatgcATTTCTGAATCTGGAATGCacattttgaattacggatttaGGGATTTGGAATGGTTTTTTAATTATAGATgttctacattttttttaattttagattaaCACTGTTATTCATGTACTACCGGAAGTACCAATCTGAAAAGTTACCGGACGtgtcaatccaaaattttaccaGAAGCGTCAATCTGAAAATTTACTGGATTTTGTattccaaaatgaaaaaaaataaatgtacgGTTTTTATATATGGATGATTTTATCTTTGTACAACATTGTgagtggggtgcaggaagaaactgcctagATTAAATTCATTTTCTGCTACTTTGGAGTGTGAATTTTTCTTAAAAGGATTTTGGATATTTAGAACATGTATGGCCTATATTAGCGTATggatatattttttcataatatatttcatGAATTCTAGAAAGTATGTTAAGGACAAAACTTCCAAAAAGAATAATCCGAAAATCATTGAAAAAAAGGTAAaatcaatctttttgaaaattaTGGTTGCATGAAGAATATTGATAGGGTAGGAAGAAACACCGTTTTTTTATCAGCACTATGGGCCTTATATGAAGTGCTATGTTTGGGCCTTATCACTAATCTATCATTaagttatataataaaaattgcaatattatttttttaatttgaaaattaagtATAATTGATTGTTTTTGCAATGATTAAATGCTCAGTAATTTACACATCCACGAATCAAAATGCtcacttatttaatttttaagtaaGAAAAAAAGTGGAAGACATAGTATAATGTAAAAGgagtatagaaaaaaaaaaattgtgagagCATGTTGACAAATCAATACACAAAACTTGAATAGTAAAATTTTCAAGGCATGTTCAAATTAATTTGCACACCTCAATGCAGAAATTTGAATGTGAATGAATATTACTGattatcatttaatttaatgatttttattttataaacaactaattaaaaatagtaaatatacTATAGATGCCAATGTATATTTTTtcctaatttattaaaaaatatagacactAAAGTCAGGGAGAAAAAGTAAGGAAAATAAACTAGTAAATCAAGaactaacaaaaaaatatataatttattaaaaaaaacaaaatataaaatattcaattaattaatacaaGCTAACTGTGTTAATTAGTTATTAACCTAGTTTATACAAGAATCTATGGAGGTACTGAATTTGTGCCATAGGAGTtacaaatatttgaaaattgaattgtttttgtttattgTCAGGAGGTAGAGAATATGCTTGGGAAAAAGAATATTCTCAAAgtataaaaaattggttttaataataatattataaaaacaattcaaaatgaAATTCCCTTTCATGAAGAAACAGATAATGgttgaagaaaaatgtaggaacattgtttttgtttttagttaTGCATGCACATCTTTTTAATCAGCAATGGTCCCACTGAAGTAATGATGTAGTGGTccaatcaaataaaatattattttacacaAACCATTTAATTAAGATTGTATTAGTTTCCCTAATAGAATCGagttaattgattaaaatattattgtattcCAAAAGTTTGGAAAAGATTTCACGTCGAGCATGAGTTGGTTTTATagagttgagttaggcttaaagtccacttcttaatatgatatcaagtcatttcgagtctatcctagtAAGTGTTTGTGTTGCACCTGTTGAATTAGGTTTAAAgtgcatttaaaaaaaacaaatctcaTATAGAAATGTAAATAAAAGTGGACAAGCTAAacttagaataaaaataatcatatatcaatcattataatataattttacaacagtaaaaaaatgtattatcatTGAACAATTTAGAAATTCttatttaaattgtattttataaaatttattatccttttaatttattatacaatataatgatattttatattatatattttgattaaatttataGTAATGTGTGTAAGTTCTTatgaaaaaaatcttaaaatagtatatatgtatatattatagaTAGTATATTAGTATTTGGAGTGTTACCTTGTATAACTAAAATGTTTATTAGTTAGTATTTTAAATCGTATTAAACTTGCAAAAtatgtaatgatttttttaaaatacgtATATCTGTAATGGAATTTTAATACATGATAATACCGATGAGTTTGATTTTAATTGTCAAACCTAATTAAGATTTTAGTTATATATAGTGTTTATAGAAAAATGATATtctgaatatttaaattatatttgttcTTACATGCGTAATATCAATCTTTCAGTATGACATACAAAGATTAGAGTATACGCACGAATTTTCTCATACTTAAAatagttttgatttttaaatgtttaataattatttaattactcAACTAAATACATTGTTATTTATACTAACCATATTAAGGGACCCAATAAACTCACTACCTTatattcacttcaaaatatatccattaattaacttttataattttaattttaataaatgattaatatttttttactatatttaCGTGTTATTATTCTAATAAACATTCCTTCATCCTTTTCTGTCTCGCACTCTTTTTACTATTCAGCACAGTTCTCGATTCTCTTAAAGTCAAATAAAGATTATGATAAATTAATCACGGATCtaattggaataaaatatgttttttattcttttaaaatttaaaattcggtgtttagttttttttaaagcagGTTTATTTTGTCGTCGGTTTAGTTTTGAATTGTACAAATTTTTAGTATTTCAAGTGACAtgtaaacatatttatttatttgtaaagTATTATTTTGagattattttattgatataataaatttttatatagtcTATTTTTagagttatttatttatttatatatatttttgttaatatataagttttagtctattatttcatattttttgtatttttttaataataatttttatgagATGAGATGATTATTGTTATTTGACTTATCAACCTAATTGAGATATCAAATTGCACAATAAAAAAcgatgtattttaaattttgaataaaaataaaaaacatgttTACCTCTAAACTTTATCATTTCTAACtatgaaaatacaaagatgattgaaaactatttaaatagtttttttagagTCTTAATTTTCTAAGTTGGTGGGTTAGAAATTAAATCTCGTACAGTGAAAGTGACTCATTGTGGTCTAGTttcttttgttgttttgttttgctttatgttttggatgcgaaaaaaaatatgaataatataaccCTAATAATTgagattaattaattaatatatgcgCAAGACATTGGATACACCTTAACTAGTTAAATATAAGAATGATTAAGTTAAATAATGTTTTCTTAATCTGTCTCTATAAACAGTTGAAGATGCAGAATAATTCTGTAGAACAATTATTTTCCTAAACTTGATCCATAAGTAATCAGCCATGTAAAGGACCAATTCACCCATAACATACCATCACCTACGTATCAAGTTATTGAATATGTTTTTTACTTCATGTTCTTTTATCTGGTTTTAGTTcctgtattttaaaaatttattaattagttttcaaactttaaaaaaatatgaatcttTTATTAAATTTCTTGAAAGTAAAAAATTGTGACTAATATTATATGAGTTTAATTCTCCTGTCAACTTTGTCAGTGTAAAAACCACTCCTAAATATcaaatttatgtataaaaattaattaaatttacatattttataagTTGGTGAAATGAATTCACCGATTTAAAATTACaaagattaaagaaaaaaattgaaaaaaagattacaaagacaaaaaagagagagacagtTATCCTTTAAAATATGCCTATTTACGCTTTTCatctattatatttaaatttacaattttagcatatttaaattttattttaattgataaaatcaTTTAAGTTTGGTTCTTTCTTTTATCGAAAACTACTGgcactctttttctttttcaataatttttcatctttaatttACTTAGGAACTTATTATCTAAGTGTGTTTAATAAAAAggaatttaaattaattttctttaattatgtagaatgtgtttatttatctttttcatttattttctgtTCTGGACGATTTTGGGAGGGTTTCGATCAAACTTGTTAACCGATTACTCCTTAGACATGGTCTTGAAATGTATTTCTTAACCTAAAGATTAACTTAATTGTTGTATGGAAACTCACCTAGAATCCAAAGGTTAATATGAAAATCTACCTTAATCTCGGCCCAATGTCAGAGGTTCATCACAATCCTATAAATAGACACACTAATCAAGATAATTGTATgcattaaacaatatttattacaCTCAAATATCTTAAACCGAATACTAACTTAGATATCAAAGCACCTTTTGCAGGTACACTACCTACACCGACCAAAGATCACACGATATTTTTAATTGGAATCAGCGTCACTTCATATAGTTTATAAAGGGAGGACCCAAAACTTTCCAACCTTTTTGTAagtacatatttatttttaagtttccTTTAATTGATAAAAGTATTTAagatatttcttttatttaatgaaaactTATTGATTCTAATATGCACATTCACAACATTATATATAGTGAATGTCTAGAAAGTGTTGTTATatcttatattatataaataagagGTGTCTCTTACAAATTTGGAATATCATTTACAAATTTCTGAAACAAAAACAtttatgcataatttttttcttacattgtcTTCACAtgttttatatgttattttgtATGGGTCAAGCCCTATTGGATCTTCATGGTGTATTTATCATGTACTCTTTCTAATATATTACACACTTAATTTGatagaaatatattttgattaaaatatGAGTTTATCTTCTCTTTGACCTTTGTTACCGTTCTCTGTTTCTGTCTTCATCCCTTGATACCGCACATCATTTTCCACAAGCCAGTAACATGTATAAGCTTCAAAAACTAAAGGTGGTATCAGAGCGAGTTATACCCGCTCTACTCTCCGCTGCCAACAATTTTGTTTCCCTTTCCTTGcttatctttcttttctttttctcttcttttttcttgCATCTATTTCCATGGTTGAAACCCAAAAAAGTTCTTCCAAGAATGAACAACAAAATCCAGCTAGCGCGTATTATCTACATTTGGGAGAAAACTCAGGGACGGTTTTGGTCACGCCACAATTGGATGGTTTAAATTACCTCTCCTTGAGCAGAGTGGTGAAGAGGGCTTTGCTCTCGAAGATTAAATTCAAGTTTGTCAATGGAGATCTACCAGAGCCATTACGTAGTGACAACCAATATGAAGCGTGGGAGAGATGCAACGTCATGGTCATCTCTTGGATCACACGAAGCATCACGATGGAAATCGCATAAAACACAGTGTATATAGACAATGCAAGAGAGCTATGGGACGATCTCAaagaaagattttcaaaaagcaACCACTTTCGTGTTCCAGATCTTCTACAAGAAGTAAATTCTATTAAACAAGGGGGGAGAAGCATTACGGAATATTATACTGACTCTAAGACGCTGTGGGAAGAACTTGACGCGTTGTGGCCTTTGCCTACTTGTATTTGTAAAGAAAAGTGCAATTGTAACATGATGTAAACCATATCCAGCTACAGGGACTCTGAACGGGTAATGTACTTCTTGAAAGGATTGGGAGAAATGTATAATGTTGTtaaaacacaaattcttttgacAAAACCTCTATCAGGAATCGACCATGTCTTCTCTTTGGTTCTTCAACAAGAAAGACACTTGAATGAAGGCATGGGGATGGATACAAAGATAATGATCAACAGTGCTAATCAAAGAATCAACAACAAGACCAACAACATCAGTCAAGGTTGGTGTAGttatggaagaggaagaggaaaaaaTTATGGAAAGCAATGCTCTTACTGCCACAAGATAAATCACATTGCTGACGAATGTTATTTAAAACACAGGTTTCCACCTTGGATGAAGCAGAAAATGAATTACACTACTAAGGGTgggcaaaaaatccaaattacaaaatccaatccataatgatccaaatccatattagttttaatccatttaaatggatttatcttaaatccaaatccatatttttggattttaaatccaatccatttaattggatatggattcgatatggattggatacatttttggattatccaaattgtATTTTTGGTGGGGTTTTGACTTGGCACAATCCAAGTTGAGCCAAGACAATTCATGCTGATGTCGAGCAGAGCAGGCCCgaaccgatgtcgagtcgttcgggccGAGGCCGATTTCGAGCTGAGCGAGCCAAGGCCGATATTGAGCCGAGTGGGCCCAGGCTGATCTCGAGTCAAGTGGGGTTGGGTCGTTGTCGAGTCCAGCGGGCTCAGGCCGTTGTCACGGACCCAGACTGATGTTAagccgagcgggcccgggccgatgtcgagtcgtacgggcccgggccgatgatCTCGAGTTAAGTGGGGTTGGGTCGTTGTCGAGTCCAGCGGGCTCAGGTCGTTGTCACGGACCCAGACTGATGTTAagccgagcgggcccgggccgatgtcgagtcgtacgggcccgggccgatgtcgagtcgtacgcgcccgggccgatgtcgagtcgtacgggcccgggccgatgtcgagtcttACGGGCCCCGAGCTGAAGTCGAGTCGTAGGGGCctgagccgatgtcgagtcgtacgggcccagaccgatgtcgagtcgtacgggcccgagccgatgtcgagtcgtacgggtcagggccgatgtcgagtcgtacgggccctgatcgatgtcgagtcgtacgggcccgggtcgatgtcgagtcgtacgggcccgggtcgatgtcgagtcgtacgggcccggaccgatgtcgagtcgtacgggcccgggctgaggtcgagtcgtacgggcaggggccgatgtcgagtcgtacgggcccgggccgaggtcgagtcgtacgggcccgggccgatgtcgagtcgtacgggcccgggcTGATTTCGAGTTGACGGGCCCAGGACGATGTTAAGTTGTACGAGCCTGTACCGATGttgagtcgtacgggcccggacTGATGTCGAATTGTTCGGTCCCGAGCCAAGTTAGTTTGTGTCCatatcaaaatggatttaatgtatttgacaaagtggatttaatctaattaagaaagtggatttaatctagATTGAATTCACTTTAAATGGATTTTCAAAATatccaaataaatttgatttagttaaaatggatatggattttaaatccaaaccatttatttggatttgaattggatctagattggattttgaaaaat comes from the Phaseolus vulgaris cultivar G19833 chromosome 8, P. vulgaris v2.0, whole genome shotgun sequence genome and includes:
- the LOC137823994 gene encoding probable serine/threonine-protein kinase PBL2 isoform X3 is translated as MGNCCRKPVAHVSSTSFFGSSKSRSKTKQNSNSTKGKAPLRASASNVDKPISNNLKSFTFNELKEATKNFRQENLIGEGGFGFVYKGWIDKNTYAPTRPGTGIVVAIKKLKPESFQGHREWLAEVNYLSQLHHENLVKLIGYCSDGKNRLLVYEFMHKGSLENHLFRKGVQPIPWTIRINIAVAVARGLTFLHTLDANVIYRDLKAANILLDSDFNPKLSDFGLARDGPTGDNTHVSTRVIGSHGYAAPEYVATGHLTPSSDVYSFGVVLLELLTGRRVVEDERSGFSEETLVDWARPFLSDIRRILRIMDTRLGGQYSKKGAQAAATLALQCLNTDPKCRPTMVNVLAALEALNSSNSFPRTPKSGTENHTPKHSSHSQKSATNNNRL
- the LOC137823994 gene encoding probable serine/threonine-protein kinase PBL18 isoform X1 produces the protein MSKQVMFTSVQRLTYFLSLTTLFPQVPFASTSLSKPIQCTFSSYFFLPPTQLGDLFIHTLFTFGVVVLSSETKGTKTFNMGNCCRKPVAHVSSTSFFGSSKSRSKTKQNSNSTKGKAPLRASASNVDKPISNNLKSFTFNELKEATKNFRQENLIGEGGFGFVYKGWIDKNTYAPTRPGTGIVVAIKKLKPESFQGHREWLAEVNYLSQLHHENLVKLIGYCSDGKNRLLVYEFMHKGSLENHLFRKGVQPIPWTIRINIAVAVARGLTFLHTLDANVIYRDLKAANILLDSDFNPKLSDFGLARDGPTGDNTHVSTRVIGSHGYAAPEYVATGHLTPSSDVYSFGVVLLELLTGRRVVEDERSGFSEETLVDWARPFLSDIRRILRIMDTRLGGQYSKKGAQAAATLALQCLNTDPKCRPTMVNVLAALEALNSSNSFPRTPKSGTENHTPKHSSHSQKSATNNNRL
- the LOC137823994 gene encoding probable serine/threonine-protein kinase PBL2 isoform X2; translation: MVDGSIFVSSVSTVRRRRPWFPKGSSKSRSKTKQNSNSTKGKAPLRASASNVDKPISNNLKSFTFNELKEATKNFRQENLIGEGGFGFVYKGWIDKNTYAPTRPGTGIVVAIKKLKPESFQGHREWLAEVNYLSQLHHENLVKLIGYCSDGKNRLLVYEFMHKGSLENHLFRKGVQPIPWTIRINIAVAVARGLTFLHTLDANVIYRDLKAANILLDSDFNPKLSDFGLARDGPTGDNTHVSTRVIGSHGYAAPEYVATGHLTPSSDVYSFGVVLLELLTGRRVVEDERSGFSEETLVDWARPFLSDIRRILRIMDTRLGGQYSKKGAQAAATLALQCLNTDPKCRPTMVNVLAALEALNSSNSFPRTPKSGTENHTPKHSSHSQKSATNNNRL